The Streptomyces sp. RKAG293 genome includes a region encoding these proteins:
- a CDS encoding pilus assembly protein TadG-related protein: MAALFFLAFAFFAVGQASAKRNSAQTAADAAALAAARETRDEIKDPFLAALTAGDLVELGQLLGGVGMDGAGACPAASALASENDARTTSCVPAEGLPGSRVTVVTNGTVGESVIDGTENIRAKADATAVVEARCVLNGKDGKAVRFKCNGEDLSVDVTENGFVLDLSMFFTVHLSK; the protein is encoded by the coding sequence GTGGCGGCCCTGTTCTTCCTGGCGTTCGCGTTCTTCGCGGTGGGCCAGGCGTCCGCCAAGCGCAATAGCGCCCAGACCGCCGCGGACGCGGCGGCTCTGGCCGCTGCGCGGGAGACCCGTGACGAGATCAAGGATCCATTCTTGGCCGCCTTGACGGCGGGCGACCTCGTCGAGCTCGGCCAGTTGCTCGGAGGGGTCGGCATGGATGGGGCCGGTGCATGCCCTGCCGCCTCTGCCCTGGCTTCGGAGAACGATGCCAGGACCACCAGCTGTGTGCCGGCGGAGGGGCTGCCCGGTTCCAGAGTCACTGTCGTCACGAACGGGACCGTGGGTGAGTCGGTGATCGACGGCACCGAGAACATCCGAGCGAAGGCCGACGCCACGGCTGTTGTCGAAGCGCGCTGCGTCTTGAACGGCAAGGACGGAAAAGCCGTCAGGTTCAAGTGCAACGGAGAGGATCTCAGTGTCGACGTGACAGAGAACGGGTTCGTTCTGGATCTGTCGATGTTCTTCACTGTGCACCTCAGCAAGTGA
- a CDS encoding OmpA family protein, with the protein MPRTKRRAAGAAVLTLSVVTITFAGPVGMARADGGPSASPSTAAPSAPVKVDPTSPRLKLPEGATLAPAKVLDIVAVTDQSSTRASQPEQRHEESNSSITYALQSEVLFAIDSAVLSPAAAARIKAIGGDINAKNVSSPIRVFGFTDNLGSSEHGDVLSKQRADAVYKVLAQALGSAGGASHSFQVRGYGEDYPIADNSSEEGRRQNRRVEITFTPSAA; encoded by the coding sequence ATGCCCCGTACCAAGCGACGTGCCGCCGGTGCTGCCGTGCTCACGCTTTCGGTCGTCACGATCACCTTCGCCGGGCCCGTCGGGATGGCTCGGGCGGACGGTGGGCCGTCGGCTTCGCCTTCTACTGCGGCGCCTTCGGCGCCGGTGAAGGTCGATCCGACCTCGCCGCGGCTGAAGTTGCCGGAAGGGGCGACGCTGGCGCCGGCGAAGGTGCTGGACATCGTGGCGGTCACGGACCAGTCGTCGACGCGTGCGAGTCAGCCGGAGCAGCGGCATGAGGAGTCCAACTCCTCGATCACGTACGCGCTGCAGTCGGAGGTGCTGTTCGCCATCGACAGCGCGGTGCTGTCACCGGCCGCGGCGGCGCGGATCAAGGCCATTGGGGGCGACATCAACGCAAAGAACGTTTCGTCACCCATCCGGGTCTTCGGGTTCACCGACAACCTGGGCAGCAGTGAGCACGGCGACGTGTTGTCGAAGCAACGCGCCGACGCCGTTTACAAGGTTTTGGCCCAGGCGCTCGGATCCGCCGGTGGCGCAAGCCACAGTTTTCAGGTGCGCGGGTACGGCGAGGACTATCCCATAGCGGACAATTCATCCGAAGAGGGTCGCCGTCAGAACCGCCGGGTGGAGATTACGTTCACACCGTCCGCCGCGTGA
- a CDS encoding SDR family oxidoreductase, translated as MGDLTGKTALVTGASRGIGRAIARRLAADGALVAVHYGSNEGAAKETVDGILAAGGRAFTLQAELGVEGDVDRLVHALEGGLREHTGQAPRLDILVNNAAINATGGPIEAESPERFERLFAVNVRAPFFLVQRVLPLLHDGGRIINISSAVTRVALPETIAYSMTKGALDVLGHTLAKHLGPRNITVNTVAPATVDTDANAFWLRDNPDAHELVAADTALGRVGLPDDIAAPVAFLASDDARWITGQVLDATGGCRL; from the coding sequence ATGGGAGATCTGACCGGCAAGACGGCACTGGTGACCGGAGCCTCACGTGGCATCGGGCGCGCGATCGCCCGGCGCCTCGCCGCGGACGGCGCCCTCGTCGCGGTCCACTACGGCAGCAACGAGGGCGCCGCCAAGGAGACGGTCGACGGCATCCTGGCGGCCGGGGGCCGGGCCTTCACCCTGCAGGCCGAGCTGGGTGTCGAGGGCGACGTGGACAGGTTGGTGCACGCCCTCGAAGGCGGGCTGCGCGAACACACCGGCCAGGCACCCCGTTTGGACATCCTCGTCAACAACGCCGCGATCAACGCCACCGGCGGGCCGATCGAAGCGGAGTCACCGGAGCGCTTCGAACGGCTCTTCGCCGTCAACGTCCGCGCACCGTTCTTCCTCGTCCAGCGCGTTCTGCCACTGCTCCACGACGGCGGCCGCATCATCAACATCAGCTCGGCCGTCACGCGGGTCGCCCTTCCCGAGACGATCGCGTACAGCATGACGAAGGGCGCCCTCGACGTCCTCGGCCACACCCTGGCCAAGCACCTCGGCCCGCGCAACATCACCGTCAACACGGTGGCTCCCGCCACGGTCGACACCGACGCCAACGCCTTCTGGCTGCGCGACAACCCGGACGCACACGAGCTGGTCGCCGCGGACACCGCGCTCGGCCGCGTCGGCCTCCCCGACGACATCGCCGCCCCCGTCGCCTTCCTCGCCTCCGACGACGCCCGCTGGATCACCGGCCAGGTCCTCGACGCGACGGGCGGCTGCCGGCTCTGA
- a CDS encoding DUF192 domain-containing protein yields the protein MGRTVRWRDGGGVLRIAAQEEVEAVDGTACASPPPVPLEIAASYRARTRGLLGRDGLAGALLLTPATSVHTVRMRFAIDVAYLDRRLRVLAVRTMPPGRLGRPRLRARHVLEAEAGAMERWGLRRGMRVEIDAG from the coding sequence ATGGGTCGGACGGTCCGGTGGCGGGACGGCGGCGGAGTGTTGCGAATCGCCGCGCAGGAAGAGGTGGAAGCGGTGGACGGCACGGCATGTGCGTCGCCCCCGCCCGTACCGCTGGAGATCGCCGCGTCCTACCGGGCCAGGACCCGCGGGCTGCTCGGTCGGGACGGGCTGGCGGGGGCGCTGCTGCTCACACCCGCGACGAGCGTGCACACCGTACGGATGCGCTTCGCGATCGACGTCGCCTATCTGGACCGCAGGCTGCGCGTGCTGGCGGTGCGCACCATGCCGCCCGGCCGCCTGGGGCGGCCCCGGCTGCGGGCACGGCACGTGCTGGAGGCGGAGGCGGGCGCGATGGAGCGGTGGGGGCTGCGGCGCGGGATGCGGGTGGAGATCGATGCCGGCTGA
- a CDS encoding A24 family peptidase has product MSVYLTAVAAVWGIAAGLALPRAIHRLAVASGEPVRADDEDGRPYPTGPRGWIGGSSGSSGNGGSSGSSGTGKRQRPYGTVLLCVTACAALAALVGARPELVVWLLLVPLGVLLARIDLAVFRLPDVLTLPAMAGTAALLGAAALLPGHEGSWPRALLGGVVLGAVYFLLFLINPAGMGFGDVKLAPTLGLALGWYGWPVLFTGTFAGFVLGAVAGLVLLATRRANRKTPLPFGPFMLIGALGGVLLAATV; this is encoded by the coding sequence ATGTCTGTCTACCTCACCGCAGTCGCCGCCGTCTGGGGAATCGCGGCAGGCCTCGCGCTGCCGCGCGCCATCCACCGGCTCGCGGTCGCGTCCGGGGAACCGGTGCGCGCGGACGACGAGGACGGACGGCCGTACCCCACAGGCCCGCGCGGCTGGATCGGCGGGAGCAGCGGGAGCAGCGGGAACGGGGGGAGCAGCGGGAGCAGCGGGACCGGCAAGCGACAGCGCCCCTACGGCACCGTCCTCCTCTGCGTCACCGCCTGCGCCGCGCTCGCCGCGCTCGTCGGGGCGCGTCCCGAACTGGTGGTGTGGCTGCTGCTCGTGCCGCTCGGGGTGCTGCTGGCCCGCATCGACCTGGCCGTCTTCCGGCTCCCCGACGTCCTGACGCTCCCCGCGATGGCCGGCACGGCCGCCCTGCTGGGCGCCGCCGCCCTGCTGCCGGGGCACGAGGGCTCCTGGCCGCGGGCGTTGCTCGGCGGGGTCGTCCTCGGGGCCGTCTACTTCCTGCTGTTCCTCATCAACCCGGCCGGCATGGGTTTCGGCGACGTGAAGCTCGCCCCGACCCTCGGCCTCGCACTCGGCTGGTACGGCTGGCCGGTGCTCTTCACGGGCACGTTCGCCGGGTTCGTCCTCGGCGCCGTCGCCGGGCTCGTCCTGCTGGCCACCCGCCGGGCGAACCGTAAGACGCCCCTGCCCTTCGGGCCGTTCATGCTGATCGGTGCGCTCGGCGGGGTCCTGCTGGCTGCCACCGTGTAA
- a CDS encoding SMI1/KNR4 family protein, translating to MDAFLAELTRLVPPAATPAAKDWTSVENDIGTVLPRDYKELIGAYGGGRFDFHLWLLEPGCENRFYDLSVANDGRMDDFEDLWDLGEEKPGELEEEGSRIIAWGTTDNGEGLYWLIRPGQEPDDWTVMVNEARGPRWEHFAMTCTNFLASLLAGSVRSDILASRLPAPEHEFRPSGTFL from the coding sequence ATGGACGCGTTCCTTGCTGAACTGACCCGGTTGGTTCCGCCGGCCGCGACGCCGGCCGCCAAGGACTGGACCTCGGTCGAGAACGACATCGGGACAGTGCTGCCACGCGACTACAAGGAACTCATCGGGGCCTACGGTGGCGGGCGATTTGATTTCCACCTATGGCTGCTGGAGCCGGGATGTGAAAACAGATTCTACGATCTGTCGGTAGCGAACGATGGCCGCATGGACGACTTCGAAGACCTTTGGGATCTTGGCGAGGAGAAGCCGGGCGAGCTGGAGGAAGAGGGCAGCCGGATCATCGCCTGGGGAACCACGGACAACGGCGAGGGTCTCTACTGGCTCATTCGCCCTGGACAGGAACCTGACGACTGGACAGTCATGGTGAATGAAGCCCGTGGCCCCAGATGGGAGCACTTCGCCATGACGTGTACGAATTTCCTGGCGTCCCTCCTGGCAGGATCCGTTCGCTCGGACATCCTCGCCTCGCGGCTCCCGGCCCCGGAGCACGAGTTCCGCCCGAGCGGTACTTTTCTGTAA
- a CDS encoding DUF6531 domain-containing protein yields the protein MSDIVNKLVKPTIAFIDHLARKVPEALGKGHHRIAEHTHKAADHFDKVEADLANQAKTHHHPHDSGHHDPSPVAGVGVSAAAKAKSGEKAAANAVKDAEKTAAKNEKGVRPHDGPKESVPGPEKVCKTDPVDVATGDMLLPITDVQLPGALPLTLERTHISSYRHGMWFGPSWASTLDQRLQLDADGVVFVAADGMRLEYPPPRRNAEVLPVRGPRNPLTWSGVPNDPMRVSDPSTGETLVFDHPRPAPGATGAVILRLAAIEDRNDRRIDITYADDDTPALISHHGGYRIAIDRHPDLPRITGLRLLDTDGPGSGTTLARYGYDKAGDLTEVFNSSGEPLRLTYDDQHRITSWTDRNGTRYGYSYDNAGRVVRTTGSDGFMSSTFSYNGETRTTTFTDSLGHTSTYEHNDAYRLIRTTDPLGNATVQEWDEGNRLLTAATDPLGHTTRYTYDAAGSLTAVVHPDGASAGVSYNELDLPVEVTDAGGQIWRSEYDERGNRLASIDPMGARTGYTYDTAGLLTSVTNALGAQYRITNDPAGLPVAITDPLGHVTTAERDTFGRVVAATDALGNVIRVGWTVEGRVASCERADGRRETWQFDSEGNAIAYTDMAGRTTAHAVSHFDLPVSSTTTDGGTHDFTYDTERRLTKVTNPYGLTWQYEYDPAGCLISETDFNGRTLSYEYDAAGRLASRTNGAGETVVFSRDLLGRLVEYRHGDESTTYAYDPSGNLHRQSNAHAEVVREYDAVGRVLAETVNSRRMSYTYDVMGRPVERRTPGGIVSTWSYDPSGFPQSLTVAGHRTDFAFDAIGRETARSFGDGITFAQGWDSTGRATSQSIARGPGAERTLLQQREYTYRADDFLTEIQELTTGTRRFNVDATGRITGVQAHGGWTENYAYDALGNLTEAATPLARPDDAAREFSGTQLRRAGRTSYEYDAQGRTTRTAKRLLNGQVRTRTFAWNAQDQLTATVTPDGVHWQYRYDPAGRRIAKQRVATDGTIAEEIHFSWADTRLAEQTPTDGRSTTWEYTPGTHRPLAQVDHDLTQTDVDARFHAIITDLVGTPTELVSPEGELAWQQRTTLWGIPATDPGADTIDCPLRFPGQYADHETGWNFNYFRHYDPEAARYTTQDPLGLSPAPNPSAYVSNPHAWADTLGLKASWEPADITWGGRVRYGDRDAARGNRATGVTATIGKDMLGGHTDAQVDPAGWQSGQGYNRAHLLGALLGGSNEDPRNFATMHEFANSPAMRHYELQIQAAVRNGEIIQYSATPVYRTNLAGDVVPVGMTIEAHGSNGFSFKTYSPDKKTRRDMRNGEGTNVVTILNVPKQCP from the coding sequence GTGAGCGACATCGTCAACAAACTGGTCAAACCGACCATCGCGTTCATCGACCACCTCGCCCGCAAGGTCCCCGAGGCCCTGGGCAAGGGACATCACCGAATAGCCGAGCACACCCACAAGGCCGCCGACCACTTCGACAAGGTCGAAGCGGACCTCGCCAACCAGGCCAAGACCCACCACCACCCGCACGACAGCGGCCACCACGATCCGTCCCCGGTGGCCGGGGTGGGAGTGTCGGCCGCGGCCAAGGCCAAGAGCGGCGAGAAGGCCGCGGCGAACGCGGTCAAGGACGCCGAGAAGACCGCGGCGAAGAACGAGAAGGGGGTGCGCCCCCACGACGGCCCCAAGGAGTCCGTGCCGGGGCCCGAGAAGGTGTGCAAGACCGACCCGGTCGACGTCGCCACCGGGGACATGCTGTTGCCGATCACGGATGTCCAGCTGCCCGGCGCGCTCCCGCTGACCCTGGAACGCACCCACATCTCCTCCTACCGCCACGGCATGTGGTTCGGTCCGTCGTGGGCCTCCACGCTCGACCAGCGACTGCAACTGGACGCCGATGGTGTGGTGTTCGTGGCGGCGGACGGTATGCGCCTCGAGTACCCGCCCCCGCGCCGGAACGCCGAGGTCCTACCGGTCAGGGGGCCGCGGAACCCGCTGACCTGGAGCGGCGTACCCAACGACCCGATGCGGGTCAGCGACCCGAGCACCGGCGAGACCCTCGTCTTCGACCACCCCCGCCCGGCCCCCGGCGCCACCGGCGCTGTCATCCTGCGCCTGGCCGCGATCGAGGACCGTAACGATCGCCGGATCGACATCACCTACGCCGACGACGACACGCCCGCGCTGATCTCCCACCACGGCGGCTACCGGATAGCCATCGACCGGCACCCGGATCTGCCGCGCATCACCGGCCTGCGACTGCTCGACACCGACGGTCCCGGCAGCGGGACGACCCTGGCACGCTACGGCTACGACAAGGCGGGCGACCTCACCGAGGTCTTCAACTCCTCCGGCGAACCCCTGCGCCTCACCTACGACGACCAGCACCGCATCACCAGCTGGACCGACCGCAACGGCACCCGGTACGGCTACTCCTACGACAACGCCGGCCGGGTGGTCAGGACCACAGGGTCGGACGGCTTCATGTCCAGCACCTTCTCCTACAACGGCGAGACCCGGACCACGACGTTCACCGACTCACTGGGCCACACGTCGACCTACGAACACAACGACGCATACCGGCTCATCCGCACCACGGATCCGCTGGGCAACGCCACCGTTCAGGAGTGGGACGAGGGCAACCGGCTGCTGACGGCCGCCACCGATCCGCTCGGCCACACCACGCGCTACACGTACGACGCGGCGGGGAGCCTCACCGCCGTCGTGCACCCGGACGGCGCCAGTGCGGGCGTCTCCTACAACGAGCTGGACCTGCCGGTGGAGGTAACCGACGCGGGGGGCCAGATCTGGCGGAGTGAGTACGACGAGCGGGGCAACCGACTGGCGTCGATCGATCCGATGGGCGCGCGGACCGGCTACACCTACGACACAGCGGGCCTCCTCACCTCGGTGACCAACGCGCTCGGCGCGCAATACCGGATAACCAACGACCCGGCGGGCCTGCCGGTCGCGATCACCGATCCCCTGGGCCACGTCACCACGGCGGAACGCGACACCTTCGGCCGCGTGGTAGCCGCCACCGACGCGCTGGGCAACGTCATCCGGGTCGGTTGGACGGTCGAGGGCCGGGTGGCATCGTGCGAGCGGGCCGACGGCCGGCGGGAAACCTGGCAGTTCGACAGCGAGGGCAACGCGATCGCCTACACGGACATGGCAGGCCGCACCACCGCCCATGCGGTCTCGCACTTCGACCTGCCCGTCTCCAGCACCACCACGGACGGCGGGACCCACGACTTCACGTACGACACGGAACGGCGCCTGACGAAGGTCACCAACCCTTATGGGCTGACCTGGCAATACGAGTACGATCCGGCCGGTTGCCTGATCTCCGAGACCGACTTCAACGGCCGTACCCTCAGCTATGAATACGACGCGGCGGGACGGCTCGCCTCCCGTACCAACGGTGCGGGCGAAACCGTCGTCTTCTCACGGGATCTCCTGGGCCGCCTCGTGGAGTATCGCCACGGCGACGAGAGCACCACCTATGCCTATGACCCTTCGGGCAATCTCCACCGCCAATCCAACGCGCATGCGGAGGTCGTCCGCGAGTACGACGCGGTGGGCCGCGTTCTCGCCGAGACGGTCAACAGCCGGCGGATGTCCTACACCTACGACGTCATGGGACGCCCTGTCGAGCGCCGCACCCCCGGAGGCATCGTCTCCACCTGGTCCTACGACCCGAGCGGATTTCCGCAGTCCCTGACCGTCGCCGGTCACCGAACCGACTTCGCGTTCGACGCGATCGGGCGGGAGACCGCCCGTAGTTTCGGCGACGGCATCACCTTCGCCCAAGGCTGGGACAGCACCGGCCGCGCGACGAGCCAATCCATCGCCCGAGGACCGGGAGCCGAACGCACTCTCCTCCAGCAGCGTGAATACACCTACCGTGCCGACGACTTCCTGACCGAGATCCAGGAACTCACCACCGGCACGCGCCGCTTCAATGTCGACGCGACGGGCCGTATCACCGGAGTCCAGGCCCACGGTGGCTGGACCGAGAACTACGCGTACGACGCTCTCGGCAATCTCACCGAGGCGGCGACCCCACTCGCCCGGCCGGACGACGCCGCGCGGGAGTTCTCCGGCACGCAGCTTCGCCGCGCGGGACGCACGTCCTACGAGTACGACGCCCAAGGGCGCACCACCCGGACCGCCAAGAGACTGCTCAACGGGCAGGTCCGCACCCGTACGTTCGCCTGGAACGCCCAGGACCAACTCACCGCCACTGTCACCCCGGACGGCGTGCACTGGCAGTACCGATACGACCCCGCCGGCCGCCGCATCGCCAAACAACGCGTCGCCACCGACGGCACGATCGCCGAAGAGATCCACTTCAGCTGGGCCGATACCCGGCTGGCCGAACAGACCCCTACCGACGGCCGCTCAACAACCTGGGAGTACACGCCCGGAACCCACCGGCCGCTGGCCCAGGTCGATCACGACCTCACGCAGACAGACGTCGACGCCCGCTTCCACGCCATCATCACCGACCTCGTCGGTACCCCCACCGAACTCGTCTCGCCCGAGGGCGAACTGGCCTGGCAACAGCGCACCACCCTCTGGGGCATCCCGGCCACCGACCCCGGCGCCGACACGATCGACTGCCCCCTGCGCTTCCCCGGCCAGTACGCGGACCACGAAACCGGCTGGAACTTCAACTACTTCCGCCACTACGACCCCGAGGCCGCCCGCTACACCACCCAGGACCCGCTCGGCCTCTCCCCGGCCCCCAACCCCTCGGCATACGTCTCGAACCCCCACGCATGGGCGGACACGCTCGGGCTCAAAGCCTCCTGGGAGCCCGCGGACATCACCTGGGGCGGCAGGGTCCGCTACGGAGACCGCGACGCGGCGCGCGGCAACCGGGCCACGGGGGTGACAGCCACTATTGGAAAGGACATGCTGGGTGGACATACAGACGCACAGGTCGACCCGGCCGGCTGGCAATCCGGCCAGGGCTACAACCGAGCGCATCTGCTCGGCGCGCTGCTAGGAGGGTCCAACGAGGATCCGAGAAACTTCGCAACCATGCATGAATTCGCAAACTCGCCGGCAATGCGCCATTACGAGTTGCAGATTCAAGCGGCCGTGAGGAATGGCGAGATCATTCAGTACAGCGCAACCCCTGTATACCGGACCAATCTCGCGGGCGACGTGGTCCCGGTCGGGATGACCATCGAAGCCCACGGCTCGAACGGATTCTCGTTCAAAACGTATTCCCCGGACAAGAAGACCAGGCGCGACATGAGGAACGGCGAGGGGACGAATGTCGTCACGATTTTGAACGTTCCCAAGCAGTGCCCTTAG
- the mgrA gene encoding L-glyceraldehyde 3-phosphate reductase codes for MNNRSLYRAADERYDSMEYRRTGRSGLKLPAISLGLWHNFGDDRTLDSQRAILRRAFDLGVTHFDLANNYGPPYGAAESNFGTILAQDFRPYRDELVISSKAGWDMWPGPYGDAGSRKYLLASLDQSLSRMGLDYVDIFYSHRFDPETPLEETMGALASAVQQGKALYVGISSYSPERTREAARILRELGVPALIHQPSYSMINRWIEDDGLLDVLADEGMGCIGFVPLAQGLLTDKYLGGIPDDSRAAQGKSLDPGLVNKETVTRLQALNEIAQRRGQSLAQLALSWVLRDERVTSALIGASSVRQLEANVAAVGAPKLTTEELAEIDQYAVEPEGVNLWSVSSEA; via the coding sequence ATGAATAACCGTTCCCTCTACCGCGCCGCCGACGAGCGCTACGACTCCATGGAGTACCGCCGCACCGGCCGCAGCGGGCTGAAGCTCCCCGCCATCTCGCTGGGCCTGTGGCACAACTTCGGTGACGACCGCACCCTCGACTCGCAGCGCGCGATCCTGCGCCGCGCCTTCGACCTGGGCGTCACCCACTTCGACCTGGCCAACAACTACGGCCCGCCCTACGGCGCCGCCGAGTCCAACTTCGGGACGATCCTGGCGCAGGACTTCCGCCCGTACCGCGACGAGCTGGTCATCTCCAGCAAGGCCGGCTGGGACATGTGGCCGGGCCCGTACGGCGACGCCGGTTCCCGCAAGTACCTGCTCGCCTCGCTCGACCAGTCGCTGTCCCGCATGGGCCTCGACTATGTCGACATCTTCTACTCGCACCGCTTCGACCCGGAGACCCCGCTCGAGGAGACGATGGGCGCCCTGGCCTCCGCCGTCCAGCAGGGCAAGGCGCTCTACGTCGGCATCTCCTCGTACAGCCCCGAGCGCACCCGCGAGGCCGCCCGCATCCTGCGCGAGCTGGGCGTCCCGGCGCTCATCCACCAGCCCTCGTACTCGATGATCAACCGCTGGATCGAGGACGACGGGCTGCTCGACGTCCTCGCCGACGAGGGCATGGGCTGCATCGGCTTCGTACCGCTCGCCCAGGGTCTGCTGACGGACAAGTACCTCGGCGGCATCCCCGACGACTCCCGCGCCGCCCAGGGCAAGTCCCTCGACCCGGGCCTGGTCAACAAGGAGACGGTCACCCGGCTGCAGGCCCTCAACGAGATCGCGCAGCGCCGCGGCCAGTCCCTGGCCCAGCTCGCGCTGAGCTGGGTGCTGCGCGACGAGCGCGTCACGTCCGCGCTCATCGGCGCCTCGTCGGTCCGGCAGCTGGAGGCCAACGTGGCGGCGGTCGGCGCGCCGAAGCTCACGACGGAGGAGCTGGCGGAGATCGACCAGTACGCGGTGGAGCCGGAGGGCGTGAACCTCTGGTCGGTGAGCAGCGAGGCGTAA
- a CDS encoding isoprenyl transferase encodes MNLRDLVYGLYARRVEHRLDLAQGPKHIGVILDGNRRWAKAAGGTTEQGHRAGADKIAEMLGWCEETGVKVVTLWLLSTDNLDRPAEELVPLLGIIEGAVSGLAETGRWRVHHVGTMDMLPARTQSVLKEAEQATHGVEGILVNVAVGYGGRQEIADAVRSLLHEHAGRGTSIEDLAELLDVEHIAEHLYTRGQPDPDLVIRTSGEQRLSGFMLWQSAHSEYYFCEVFWPAFRKVDFLRALRDYAARHRRYGS; translated from the coding sequence ATGAATCTGCGCGACCTGGTGTATGGGCTGTATGCCCGCCGAGTGGAGCACCGCCTCGATCTGGCCCAGGGACCCAAGCACATCGGTGTGATCCTGGACGGCAACCGGCGCTGGGCCAAGGCCGCGGGCGGTACGACGGAGCAGGGCCACCGGGCCGGCGCCGACAAGATCGCCGAGATGCTGGGCTGGTGCGAGGAGACCGGGGTCAAGGTCGTCACGCTCTGGCTGCTGTCGACCGACAACCTGGACCGTCCCGCCGAGGAGCTCGTCCCGCTGCTGGGCATCATCGAGGGCGCGGTGAGCGGGCTGGCCGAGACCGGCCGCTGGCGCGTCCACCACGTCGGCACGATGGACATGCTGCCGGCGCGCACCCAGTCGGTGCTGAAGGAGGCCGAGCAGGCCACCCACGGCGTCGAGGGCATCCTCGTGAACGTCGCGGTCGGCTACGGCGGCCGGCAGGAGATCGCGGACGCGGTCCGCTCGCTGCTGCACGAGCACGCGGGGCGCGGCACGTCCATCGAGGACCTCGCCGAGCTGCTGGACGTCGAGCACATCGCGGAGCACCTCTACACCCGCGGCCAGCCCGACCCGGACCTCGTCATCCGCACCAGCGGTGAGCAGCGGCTGTCGGGCTTCATGCTCTGGCAGAGCGCCCACTCCGAGTACTACTTCTGCGAAGTCTTCTGGCCGGCCTTCCGCAAGGTCGACTTCCTGCGCGCACTGCGCGACTACGCGGCGCGTCACCGCCGCTACGGTTCGTAA
- a CDS encoding PhoH family protein — translation MVKSKNRREHDRRTYVLDTSVLLADPNALTRFDEHEVVLPVVVVTELEAKRAHPELGYFARQALRLLDDFRIKYGRLDAPIPIGELGGTLRVELNHSDPGVLPVGFRLGDNDSRILAVARNLQAEGYDVTVVSKDLPLRVKASSVGLAAEEYRAELAITSGWTGMEELLVDAEEVDRLYAEEVIVLPEAGDLPVHTGLVLQSERGKALGRVTEDGRVRLVRGDREAFGLHGRSAEQRVALDLLLDPDVGIVSLGGRAGTGKSALALCAGLEAVLERQQHRKVMVFRPLYAVGGQELGYLPGSESEKMSPWAQAVFDTLSAVTSKEVIEEVVARGMLEVLPLTHIRGRSLHDAFVIVDEAQSLERNVLLTVLSRIGAGSRVILTHDVAQRDNLRVGRYDGVVAVVEKLKGHPLFAHITLNRSERSPIAALVTELLEDNGV, via the coding sequence GTGGTGAAAAGCAAGAATCGCCGGGAGCACGACCGGCGCACTTACGTCCTCGACACCAGCGTCCTGCTTGCCGACCCCAATGCCCTCACCCGCTTCGACGAGCACGAAGTCGTGCTCCCGGTGGTGGTGGTCACGGAGTTGGAGGCCAAGCGGGCCCATCCAGAGCTCGGCTACTTCGCCCGACAGGCGTTGCGGCTGCTCGACGACTTCCGGATCAAGTACGGGCGTCTCGACGCCCCGATCCCGATCGGCGAGCTGGGTGGCACGCTCCGCGTCGAACTGAACCACTCGGACCCCGGGGTGCTCCCCGTCGGGTTCCGGCTAGGTGACAACGATTCGCGCATTCTGGCGGTCGCCCGCAATCTCCAGGCCGAGGGGTACGACGTCACGGTCGTCTCCAAGGACCTGCCGCTGCGGGTGAAAGCCTCCTCCGTCGGCCTCGCGGCCGAGGAGTACCGGGCCGAGCTGGCGATCACGTCGGGCTGGACCGGTATGGAGGAGCTGCTGGTCGACGCGGAGGAGGTGGACAGGCTCTACGCGGAAGAGGTCATCGTCCTGCCCGAGGCGGGCGACCTGCCCGTGCACACCGGACTGGTCCTCCAGTCCGAGCGCGGCAAGGCGCTCGGCCGGGTGACCGAGGACGGCCGGGTGCGGCTGGTGCGCGGCGACCGGGAGGCCTTCGGGCTGCACGGCCGCAGCGCGGAACAGCGGGTCGCGCTGGATCTGCTGCTCGATCCCGATGTGGGGATCGTGTCGCTCGGCGGCCGGGCCGGCACCGGCAAGTCGGCACTGGCGCTGTGCGCGGGCCTGGAGGCGGTCCTGGAGCGACAGCAGCACCGCAAGGTGATGGTCTTCCGGCCGCTGTACGCGGTCGGCGGACAGGAGCTGGGATACCTGCCGGGCAGTGAGTCGGAGAAGATGAGCCCCTGGGCTCAGGCCGTCTTCGACACCCTGTCCGCGGTGACATCGAAGGAGGTCATCGAGGAGGTCGTGGCGCGGGGCATGCTCGAAGTGCTGCCGCTCACCCACATCCGCGGCCGGTCGCTCCACGACGCGTTCGTGATCGTGGACGAGGCCCAGTCGCTCGAACGGAACGTCCTGTTGACCGTTCTGTCGCGTATCGGTGCCGGATCGCGGGTCATTCTGACCCATGACGTGGCACAGCGGGACAACTTGAGGGTCGGGCGGTACGACGGTGTGGTGGCCGTCGTCGAAAAGCTCAAGGGACATCCGCTCTTCGCGCACATCACCCTGAACCGGTCCGAACGCTCCCCGATCGCCGCATTGGTGACGGAGTTGCTGGAGGACAACGGGGTATGA